Within bacterium, the genomic segment CCGTCGCGCCGAATCCGCAGGTGGGGGCCGTCCTCGTCAAGGCGGGACGCCTGATCGGCGAGGGCTGGCACCAGCGCGTGGGCAGCCCGCACGCCGAGCGGGAGGCCCTGGCCGCGGCCAGCGAGGATCCGCGCGGCGCCACGCTCTACGTCAGTCTCGAGCCCTGCCACCGTCATGGCCGCACGCCGCCCTGCACGGAGGCCATCCTCGCCGCGGGCATCGCGCGGGTCGTCTACGCGCTGGAGGATCCCAACCCGCGCGAGCGGGGCGAAAGCCACCGCCTGCTCGCGGCGGCGGGCCTCGCGGTGACGGGCGGCCCGCTCGCCGCCGCGGGGG encodes:
- a CDS encoding riboflavin biosynthesis protein RibD, which codes for MSANPQGESQWTGETAADRRWLLRCLELAARGGRAVAPNPQVGAVLVKAGRLIGEGWHQRVGSPHAEREALAAASEDPRGATLYVSLEPCHRHGRTPPCTEAILAAGIARVVYALEDPNPRERGESHRLLAAAGLAVTGGPLAAAG